CTCGCCGAGAGCGACCGCGAGCGCGGCACCCAGCATGTGCGGACGCTGCGGGTGTTCCTGGCCACCAACGGGTCCCTGATCGACACCGCCCGCGAGTTGTTCCTGCACACCAACACCGTGCGGCACCGGCTCTCCCGCATCCACGAGATCACCGGCCGCAACCCACTGAACTTCGAGGATCAGGCCGCGTTCGCCATCGGGCTGCGGGCCGGTGACCGGCACAGCCGCCTGACCCGGCGACCGGACTGACTCCCATGTCGCACACCCGCGCGGCAAACGGGGATGGTAGACAGACACCATGGAGATCCTGGCCAGCCGGATGCTGATCCGACCGGTCGACTACGAGAAATCGGTCGAGTTCTACCGTGACCGGATCGGGCTGGCCATCGCGCGTGAATATCCCGGCGGCACAGTGTTCTACGCCGGGCAGTCACTGATCGAACTGGCGGGCCACGGTGACCCGTCGGCGGGCGGCAGTCTCTGGCTGCAGGTGCGCGACATCCACGCCGCGCAGCGGGAACTCGAAAGCCGCGGGGTGACGATCGCGCGGCCCGCCGAGCAGGAACCGTGGGGCCTGCACGAGATGCACGTGACCGACCCGGACGGCATCACCCTGATCTTCGTGCAGGTGCCTGCCACTCACCCGTTGCGGCGCGACGTACGCGACTGACGATCAACCGACGTTCGGGTGCGCCACCTCTCGCGGATGACTCTGAGTCTTGGGCCAGGGCTGAGGTTTCGGCCGCGTCCGTACCCGTTGTGGCCACCAGAACCACCTGCCGAGCAACCCGGCGATCGACGGTGTCATGAACGAGCGGATCACCAGGGTGTCGAACAACAGACCCAGACCGATGGTGGTGCCGACCTGGCCCAGGATGGTGAGATCGCTGACCGCCATCACCATCATCGTGAACGCGAAAACCATCCCGGCGGCGGTCACGGTGGAACCGCTGCCGCCCATCGCCCGGATCATGCCCGTGTTCAGCCCGGCGCGGATCTCTTCTTTGAGCCGGGACACGACCAGCAGGTTGTAGTCCGCGCCGACAGCCAACAGGATGATCACCGCCATCGGCAGGACCATCCAGTGCAGCTCGGTGCCCAGCACGTGCTGCCACAGCAGCACCGAAACCCCGAACGACGCACCCAGCGAGAGCACCACCGTGCCCACGATCACCGCTGCGGCCACGATCGCCCGGGTCATCAGCAGCATGATCAGGAAGATCAAGCAGATCGCGGCGATCCCGGCGATCAGCAGGTCGTACTTCGTGCCGTCGGCCATGTCCTTGAACGTGGCCGCGGTGCCGCCCAGGTAGATGGTCGAACCCTCCAGCGGGGTGCCCTTGATCGCGTTCTTGGCCGCGGTCTTGATCGCGTCGATCCGCTCGATGCCGTCGGCCGACATCGGATCACCCTCGTGGTTGATGATGAACCGCACCGCGTGCCCGTCCGGTGAGAGGAACTGCTCCAAACCCTTTGCGAAATCCGGGTTGTCGAACGCCTCGGCGGGTAGATAGAACGAGTCGTCGTTCATCGCCTCGTTGAAGGCCTTGCCCATCTCGGTCGAGGTCTCGGACATGATGCGCTGCTGCTCCTGCATGCCCTGCTGGGTCTGCTGCATGGTCAGCATCATCTCCCGCATGCTCACCATGGTCTGCTTCATCTCGGGCATGATCGCGATCATCTGCGGCATCAACTCATTGAGCCGATGCATCTGCGGCATCATCTCGTTCAAGTCCGAGGTCATCACGTCCATGCCGTCGATGACGTCGAAGACCGACCGCAGCGACCAGCACATCGGGATGTTGAAGCAGTGCGGTTCCCAGTAGAGGTAGTTCCGGATCGGCCGGAAGAAATCGTCGAAATTGGCGATGTTGTCGCGCAGTTCCTCGACGTTGGCCACCATGCCGTCCATGGACGCCACCATCTGGCTGGTGGTGTCGGCCATCTGTTCGGTGATGGCCTGCATCCGATCCATGTTGTCGATGGTCTTCTGCATGTCCGCAACCTGTTTGGTCATATCGGCGGTGCGGTCGGCGTTGTACTTCTCGTTCAGTCGCTGCAGCGTGCTCTGCTGACTGATCATGTACGGGATCGAGCTGTTCTCGATCGGTGTGCCGTCGGGCCGGGTGATGGTCTGCACCCGACCGATGCCGTCGACCTGGAAAACTGCCTTGGCGATCTTCTCGATGACCAGGAAGTCGGCCGGATTCCGTAGGTCCCGGTCACTTTCGATCATCAGCATCTCCGGGTTCAACCGCGCCGGCGAGAAGTGCCGCTCGGCCGCCGCATAGCCCTGATTGGAGCTGATGTCGTCGGGCAGGTACAGACGATCGTTGTAGCTGGTCTTGTAACCGGGTAACGCCAGCAGTCCGATGAGCGAGACCGCGATGGTGGTGATCAGGATCGGGCCGGGCCACCGGACCACCGCGGTACCCACCGAGCGCCAACCACGCACCCGCATGGAGCGCTTGGGGTCGAGGAACCGGCCCGCGATGGTGACGATGGCAGGACCGAACGTCATGGCGGTGACGATCAGCACCAGCATGCCGATGGCAAGCGGAACACCGAGGGTCTGGAAGTACGGCAACCGGGTGAAGCTCAGGCAGAAGGTGGCGCCCGCGATGGTCAGGCCGGACCCGACGATCACATGTGCGGTGCCACCGAACATGGTGTAGTAGGCCGACTCTCGATCCTCGCCGCTGCCGCGAGCCTCCTGGTAACGGCCGACGAAGAAGATGGCGTAGTCGACGGCGATGGCGATGGCCAGCGTGACCAACAGCCCGGTCGCGAAGGTCGAGAGGCCGATGACGTCGTGGTAGCCGAGGAATGCCACCGCACCGCGCACCGTCAACAGGCTGACCACCACCATCAGGAGGATCAGCACCGTCGTCATGATCGACCGGAAGATGACGAGCAACATGATGATGATCACCAGGAAGGTCAGCGCCTCCACCATCCGCATGCTGCCGTGGCTGGCCTCGGTCTGCTCGGCGGTCATCGCCGCGGAACCGGTGACGAAGACCTCGACACCCTCGGGCGCGCGGATGCTCTCCGCGATGTGCTTGACGGCTTCGACGGATTCCAGCGACAGCGACTCGCCCTGATTGCCCGCCAGGTTGGCCGAGACGTAGACGGCCTTGCCGTCGCCGCTCTGCACACCGGACGCGGTCAGCGGATCGCTCCAGAGGTCCTGCACATGCTCGACGTGCCTGGTGTCGGCCCGCAGCTTGTCGATCAGCTCGGAGTAGTAGCGGCGGGCGTCCTCGCCCAGCTTCTGCTGACCTTCCAGGACGATCATCGCCGAGCTGTTGGACGTGTATTCGTCGAATACCTGACCGATGCGCTCGGTGGCGATGACCGCAGGCGCCTCCTTCGGGCTCATGGACACCGACCGCATCTCGCCGACCGCCTCGAGCTGCGGCACCGCGATGTTCAGGAACGCGGCGATCCCCACCCAGATCACGATGATCGGGATGGATAGCTTGCGAAGGACCCGGGCGATCCGTCCGAAGTGTGCGCTCTCGTGCGGGGCGGGCGGGTAGGCGGTGATGGGCCCGGTGGTCGCGTCGTCGGCGGGCGCGCTCATGCGGACTTCACGATGCAGAAGGTCTGGACATTGGTACCGGTGGAGGTGCGCTCGTCCTTGACCTCACCATCGACGATCACTCGGCACCCGAGAAAACTGGTCTTACCCTGTGCCACGATGTTGGCCGCGGCCGAGGGCTCGGTGGTCTGCAGTGTGATGGACCACGGCAGGCGGACGCCGTCGGCGCGCTGCGGCTCGCCCTCAAGATCCACATAGTTCACATCCACGGCAGCCCCTTCCGGACCAAAGATCTCGTACGTCAACACTTTCGGGTCGAACGGTTCCGGATCGTCCGCGAACTCCACCGGCGTGGTCAGCGGCGGGTCCGATGCGAAAACTCCGCGGATGCGGAAGACGGTGAACCCCGCGACGGCGATCACCACCACGGCGATCAGGGGCAGCCACACCCGCTTGAGTACTTGCATGAACGCTCTCCTCTCGCCCTGCCGACGTTCTCGGGTCCCGACTCCGATGAGGAACCTGGGCAACAGCTGGGAACAAGTTATACGGATGCTCAATTCGAAACAAGCCGATCGGCTAGGTGAAATTAGACATGTCCCTTAATCAAGCCTTGCCACATGGTGAACTGGATCACGACACCGCCACCCGCGTAGGCCAGGGCACACAAAAAACGGCCCCGATCTTTCGATCGGGGCCGTTGTGACGTTGGTTCGCCGAGTTCTAGCTCGGCACAGGCGTTTTGGGAATCAGCGCAGTGGCGTCGCCAACGGCCAGCCCACCGACGCGAGCCGCGCGGCCACCTGGTTGATCTCTTCGGGGTTGGGTTCCTTCTCGATGATCGTGTGCACGGCGTCGCGGATCTCGGCGTCGGTCACCGGGCTGTCACCGTCGGAGGACCGCAGGATCGCCTGCGCGGCGCGCACCACCTCGTCCTCGGTCAGGGTGCGCTTGAGCAGCGCGAGCAACGCGAAATAGTCCTTCGGCGGCACGCCCTCGGGATAACCCTTGTGCAGCCAGCCCAGCACGTTGTCCATGAACGTCGCCGTCTCGGTCATGGCAGCAGCCTCACTTCTTGGGCAGGAACGGGAAGAGGTCGACGCCGGTGTGGTGGATGATCGTGCCGCGCGTGATCCACAGGATCGCGACGACGATCACCGCACCGACGAACACGAACAGGGCCAGGCCGAGGAACTTCAGGACCGGGTTGCGCGCCGCGGCGGTGCCATCGGTGTCGGCTTCTGGCCCGGCGAACGCCAGCAGCCCGGTGGCGAACAGAGCGGGCAGGCCGGCGCCGAGTATCAACCCGACCACCAGAACCTTGAAGATTGATTCCAGATAGATCATCGGTGTTCCTTCACTCGCGGGTCGGGGTCATGGTCAGACGCCCGCGGTGGCGCGGGTGTCGGCCTTGGCGGCCTCGCGCACCTCGACAGGCACGACCGAGTTGGTGGACTCGTCCCAATCGGCGTTGACGTTGCTGTGGTCCACCTTCTGCTGCTGCGCGCGCCACCACATGTAGAAGGACAGCCCGACGAGCACCAGGAAGATCAGGCCGTCACCGGCCAGCGACGAGCCGGTCAGCGTCTCGACACCATGGGACAGCCAGAACGCGAGGGCGCCGACGATGCCCGCGGCGGGCAGGGTCACCAGCCAGGCCACCGCCATGCGTCCGGCCACGGCCCAGCGCACCTCGGCACCGGGCTTGCCGACGCCGCTGCCCAGGATCGAACCGGTGGCGACGTGGGTGGTGGACAACGCCATACCGGCGGCGCTGGAGCTCAGGATGATCGCGGCCGAAGACGCTTCCGCGGCCAGGCCCTGCGGTGACTCGATCTCGACGAGGCCCTTGCCCAACGTGCGGATGACGCGCCAGCCGCCGAGGTAGGTGCCCAGGCCGATGGCCAGCGCGCAGGAGGCGATGATCCAGAACGGCAGGCCGTTCTCCTTGACGTCGCCGGAGAGGTGGCCGGTGGTGATCAGCGCGAGCGCGATGACGCCCATGGTCTTCTGCGCGTCGTTGGTGCCGTGCGACAGCGCGACAAGCGACGCCGTCGCGATCTGGCCCCAGCGGAAGCCTTTTTCGCGGCGCTTCTGGGCGACGTTGCGGGTGATGCGGTAGACCAGCCACGTGCCGCAGGCGGCGACCAGGCACGCGATGACCGGGGCGGCGACCGCGGGGATCAGCACCTTCTGGGTGACGCCGGCCCAGTTGACACCGGCGAGGCCGATCGCGGCCAGACCGGCGCCGATCAGCCCGCCGAACAGGGCGTGCGAGGAACTCGACGGGATGCCGAACAGCCACGTCAGCAGATTCCACAGGATGCCGCCGATGAGGCCGGCGAAGATGATCGTCAGCCCCGTCGAGGCGTCGATCGAGCCGACGAGCGCGCCGGACTTCGAGTCCTGGATCTTGAGCACCGAACTGGTGACGGTGACCGCGACCTCCACCGAGAGGAACGCGCCGACCAGGTTGAGTACACCGGCCAGCAGCACCGCGGTCTTGGGCTTGAGCGCACGGGTTGCGATCGAGGTGGCCATCGCATTGCCGGTGTCGTGGAAGCCGTTGGTGAAGTCGAAAGCGAGTGCGGTTGCTATCAGCAGCACCAACACGACAAGCTCTGCGCTCATGCCGCCAATTCTGCTGGATCGCCGACGAATTTGACCAGCGACAAGCCGTGCTAAACGCCACCTCTGACCTGCGAGTTTCCCGAACTGGCGGTAGTGTTCACCGACTGTTCATCTGCTCGCCGTGATGTGTTTGCCCAGCTCGGGCGCACCTGCCGCCGAACACCGGGATTTCGCTGTGAGCGCGGTCACCGCCTCCGCCCGCACGGATGTGGAATCCTCGTTGGACAAAGCTGAATTTCGGTGGACTCAAAGCCGCCGACCGCTCACTCGGTGCCGCCTTCAGGAGTACGCAGTGAACGCATTTCTCGCCAGGATCGCGGCCTGGCTCAACGCCGGGTACCCCGAGGGGGTGCCCGGACCCGACCGGGTGCCGCTGCTGGCGTTGCTGACCCGCCGGCTCACCAACGACGAGATCAGGGCCATCGCCGAAGATCTCGAACAACGTGCACACTTCGACCACATCGACATCGGCGTGCTCATCACCGAGATGACCAACGAGATGCCACGCGAAGAGGACATCGAACGCGTGCGCCGCCATCTCGCGCTGCAGGGCTGGCCGCTGGACGATCCGCGCGACGACGAGGACGCCGGGCCCACCGGTGACCCGAGATCCGACGGTGACCCGGGAGGCCCGCAATAACCGTCCTACGCCCCGTCGCGGTCGACACCTCGGCCGCGGGACTCCTGTCCGTCCTCGACGAACTGCTGGCCGGTGGCGGGTCGGCGATTCTGCCGGTGCCCGCCGCAGACGAACGCCAGACCGAATTGCTGACAACGGCTTTGCGGGCCGGTGAGCCCATCGACGACGACGTCGCCGTCGTGATCTCGACATCGGGAACCACCGGGGTGCCCAAGGGTGCGCTGCTGACCCGCAGCGCCCTCGTCGCGAGCGCAGAGGCCACCTACGAGCGTCTCGGCGGCGCGGGCCGGTGGCTCCTGGCGCTACCCGCCCACCACATCGCCGGATTGCAGGTGCTGGTGCGCAGCACCGTCGCGGGCACCACTCCCGTGACGCTTCCCGCGGCGTTCTCCCCCGACGAATTACCCTCGGCCGTGGCCCAATTGGGCCCGGGCCGCAAATACGCGTCGATGGTCGCGATCCAACTGGACAAGGCGCTGCGCGATCCGGCGGCGACCGCCGCACTCGCCGAACTCGACGCCATCCTCATCGGTGGCGGACCGATGCCCCCCGGGATGGCCGAACGCGCCGCGGCCGGTGGCGTCCGGGTGGTCCGCACCTACGGCATGAGCGAGACCGCCGGTGGCTGCGTGTACGACGGGGTGCCGTTGACCGGGGTGTCGGTGCGCATCGAGAATTCCCGGATCCTGCTCGGCGGCGCGACAGTCGCCAAGGGATACCGCAATCCGGTCGACCCCGACCCGTTCGCCGAGCCGGGCTGGTTCCGCACCGACGACCTTGGCGTCATGGCCGATTCGGGTGTCCTGCGGGTGCTGGGACGCGTCGACGACGCCGTGAGCACCGGTGGCCTGACCGTGCTCCCCCAACTCGTCGAGGCCGCGCTGGTGACCCATCCCGCGATCGCCGAGGCCGCCGTGTTCGGTGTGGCCGACGAACGACTGGGGCAGCGCGTGGTGGCGGCCGTGGTACTGACCACCGGATCGCACCCACCCGAACTCGCCGAACTGCGGGCACATGTCGCGCAGACCCTCGACGCCACGGCCGCGCCACGCGAACTGCACGTCGTCGACGCACTGCCGCGCCACGGCATCGGCAAACTGGACCGACGCGCGCTGATCGCCCGGTTCGGTGGTTGACCGCTTTTTCGGTTGCGCGCAGCAGGCATGATGTAACACATGCGCCAAGAGGTCACCTCGGTCGAACAACTGCGTGCCATCGTCGGACATCCCAACAAATACGTCGCCAACAAGGTCACCACACGGCTCTCCCCGGTACAGCAGGACTGGCTGGCGGCCTCGCCGCTGTGTTTCGTCGCCACCGCCGATGCCGAGGGACGCGTCGACGTCTCCCCCAAAGGTGACCCGCCCGGATTCACCCACGTCGTCGACGACACCACCATCGCCATTCCCGAGCGCCCCGGCAACAAACGCGTCGACGGTTATCTCAACGTTCTGCAGCGGCCGTACGTCGGCACGGTGTTCCTGATTCCCGGACGCGGTGACACGTTGCGCATCAACGGCACGGCCCGAATCCTCTCCGACGCCGACTATTTCGACGAAATGGTGGTCAACGGCAAACGGCCGATCCTGGCGTTGGAGATCAGCGTCGAAGAAGTTTTCTTCCACTGTGCCAAGGCTTTCCTGCGCTCGGATACGTGGAAACCGGAAACGTGGAATCCCACGGCCGTGCCGTCGGTCGCGCAACTGGCCAAGGCGTTCAAGCCGGATATGAGCGACAAGGAACTCAACGACTACTACGCCGAGGACAATCTCCGCAAGATTCTCTATTAACGAATCCTCCGCGGGCGAAAATTTGCGCCCACGATGTTCGATCAATCCTGGCGTGTCGGCAGATCCGCATGCTTTCACCACGTACTTTCATGACACGGTAGGCTTCGCAACAAAAACATTCACCGACATCGGAGGAAGCTGCGTGGGAAAAATTGTGACGATCGACTACATCGATGATCTCGACGGCGTGCCGATCGATGAGAAAGATGTTGACACGGTCGAGTTTTCGTATCGCGGCGAGGACTACACACTTGTCCTGACCACCAAGAACGGCGCCCAGTTCAACAAAGACATCGCCCGCTACATCAAGGCCGCGAAGAAAGCCAAGGCCGACGAGGGCCGCCCGGCACGCAGGCCGGTGCGCACCAGGAAAGCCGCCGAGGCCAAGGCGACCCCGAAACGCAAGGTGTCCGCGCGCAGGGCCCGAAAGGTTTCCGGGCCCGAGCGCAACCAGGCGATTCGCGAGTGGGCTCGGGCCAACGGCCACAACGTTTCCGAGCGTGGCCGGATCTCCACCGAAATCATCGCCGCTTACGAAGCGGCAAATTGATCGGCGGGAAGGCGAGATCCGTCAGACCGACGGAGCTTTGACCAGGATCGCGCGGGTGTAGAGCAGCCCGAAGCCGCGGCGCTGCACATTGTGCTGTGACATCGATCCCGGTGCGGTCGTCACGACCGCCAGATCACAGCCCTGCGCCGCGGCGTCGGCGAGCCTGGCCCGCAACAACGCGGCCTGCACACCGCGGCGCCGGTACGCCGGTGCCGTCGCCGCACCCGTCAACTGCGCGACCCCGTCGGTGAACCGCACGCTGCCACCGCCGGCGACCGCGCCCTCGCACAACGCGATATAGGGTGTCGCTCCGGCCTTTTCGAAATCACGCTCGGCCCGCTCGACGACATCTCGGGGAAATTCCTCGTGGCTGGGCACACCTTCGGCGTCGGGATGCGCGAAACCGTCGACCACGACGTCGACCCATGCGGTGAGATCCTGCGCGCGGTGCACCTCGACACCGGCGGGCAGATCCGCCGGCTCGTCGCCGACGACCGGACGGCCGAGAACATTTTCGAATCCGGCCAACCGGTAGCCGCGGCCGGTCAGCAGGGTCGCGATCTCGGGGTCGGCGAGGTTGGACAGTTCCACCTGTGTCGCCGAGCCACGCGCGGCCAGGGCGCGCTCCACCTCGCCGAGCACCGACTCGTCGGGCACACCGCTGAAACCGAGACCAACCACCTTGTTCATCGGCGATCCCGGTTCGACGAAACACGCGAAGCCACCGGCAATCGGCAGGACCAGGCCCTCCACGCCGCGACCGCGCGAGGCCTCCGTGGCCGCGGTGATCAGTTGCGCCTCGGCCCGTTCGATACGCCCGGCCAACTCGATACCGCAGAACAGTTGCTGGTCAACCACGTCCGGTATTGTGCCCGACCGCACCGTCAGCGAAACGTCACACCTGGCGTCCTGGCGTGCCAATAGGCTGTGCACATGCGGATCGGGCGAGGCGAAGCGGTGGCCGTGACCCTCGCGATCCTGCTGGTGACCGCGGCGTTCGTGGTACCCCACCTCGACCTCGGCATCGTCACGCCGCTGATCAACAGCACCCCGGCACAGATCTACAGCTTCGCCGACACCGCACCGATTTTCGGGTGGTGGAGGGCCCATGTCGGGTGGGGCACCATACCGGCGATCCTGATCGGCGCGGCCGCGGTGTGGTGGGGCCCCGGCCTGGCGCGACGTCTGCCGTGGCGGGCGCTGCCGATCGTCGCGTGGGTGACCTCCGGGTTGTGGGCCTTCTCGCTGGCCATGATCGACGGATGGCAACGCGGGTTCGCCGGGCGGCTGACCGCACGCCACGAATATCTGCGCCAGGTGCCGTCGATCACCGACATCCCCGAGGCGCTGCGCACCTTCTCCGACAGAATCCTGGACTACCAGCCGGATTCGTGGATCACCCACGTGTCGGGCCACCCGCCCGGTGCGCTGCTGACGTTCGTGTGGCTGGACCGCATCGGACTCGGCGGCGGCGCCTGGGCCGGATTGCTGTGCCTGCTGGTCGGTTCCAGCGCGGCCGCCGCCATCGTCGTCGCGGTGCGCGCGGTGTCGGGCGAGGCCACCGCCCGCATGGCCGCCCCGTTCGTGGCGGTGGCACCGACCGCGATCTGGATCGCGGTGTCCGCCGACGGATACTTCGCCGGGGTCGCGGCCTGGGGCCTGGCGCTGCTGGCGCTGGCGGTCCGAGACAGTGTCCACCGGCCCCGTATGGCCAGGTTCTCCGCTGTGGGTGCCGGTCTGCTGCTGGGCTGGGGGCTTTTCCTCAATTACGGTCTGGCGCTGGCCGCGCTGATCGCGTTGGCGGTGCTGATCACCGCGACGGACTGGCGGGCGACGCTGCGCGTGGCGGTCCCCGCAGCCATCGCGGTGCTGGCCGTGGTGGCGGTGTTCATCCTCGCCGGGTTCTGGTGGTTCGACGGTTACACCCTGGTGCAGGAACGCTATTGGCAGGGCATCGCCGCCAACCGGCCGTTCCAGTACTGGTCGTGGGCGAATCTCGCGTCGGTGGTGTGTGCGATCGGCCTTGGCAGCGTCGCGGGGATCAGTCGGGTGTTCGACATCGGGGCGACCCGGCGCAACCCCGGGCTGCCGATGTTGGTGATCGGCGCGCTGCTGGCCATCACGTTCGCGGACCTGAGCATGCTGAGCAAAGCCGAGACCGAACGCATCTGGCTGCCGTTCACGGTGTGGCTGACCGCCGCGGGTGCGCTGCTGCCGCCGCGGTCACACCGGTGGTGGCTGGGACTCAACGTCGTCGGCGCGCTCGTCCTCAACCACGTGATCCTGACCAACTGGTAGCCGCCGCCGCGTGCTCCGGGCCGTCAACGCCCGCAACGAGACATACACCGGCACGCACAGCCACACCACGGCCAGCGACCACCACAGCCCGCGCACATAATCGCGGTCGAGCACCGTCGGATTGTCCGGGCGCAATCCGGGCTTGCCGTACACCGGTATCGCGAGC
This region of Mycolicibacterium goodii genomic DNA includes:
- a CDS encoding glyoxalase superfamily protein produces the protein MEILASRMLIRPVDYEKSVEFYRDRIGLAIAREYPGGTVFYAGQSLIELAGHGDPSAGGSLWLQVRDIHAAQRELESRGVTIARPAEQEPWGLHEMHVTDPDGITLIFVQVPATHPLRRDVRD
- a CDS encoding RND family transporter, with the translated sequence MSAPADDATTGPITAYPPAPHESAHFGRIARVLRKLSIPIIVIWVGIAAFLNIAVPQLEAVGEMRSVSMSPKEAPAVIATERIGQVFDEYTSNSSAMIVLEGQQKLGEDARRYYSELIDKLRADTRHVEHVQDLWSDPLTASGVQSGDGKAVYVSANLAGNQGESLSLESVEAVKHIAESIRAPEGVEVFVTGSAAMTAEQTEASHGSMRMVEALTFLVIIIMLLVIFRSIMTTVLILLMVVVSLLTVRGAVAFLGYHDVIGLSTFATGLLVTLAIAIAVDYAIFFVGRYQEARGSGEDRESAYYTMFGGTAHVIVGSGLTIAGATFCLSFTRLPYFQTLGVPLAIGMLVLIVTAMTFGPAIVTIAGRFLDPKRSMRVRGWRSVGTAVVRWPGPILITTIAVSLIGLLALPGYKTSYNDRLYLPDDISSNQGYAAAERHFSPARLNPEMLMIESDRDLRNPADFLVIEKIAKAVFQVDGIGRVQTITRPDGTPIENSSIPYMISQQSTLQRLNEKYNADRTADMTKQVADMQKTIDNMDRMQAITEQMADTTSQMVASMDGMVANVEELRDNIANFDDFFRPIRNYLYWEPHCFNIPMCWSLRSVFDVIDGMDVMTSDLNEMMPQMHRLNELMPQMIAIMPEMKQTMVSMREMMLTMQQTQQGMQEQQRIMSETSTEMGKAFNEAMNDDSFYLPAEAFDNPDFAKGLEQFLSPDGHAVRFIINHEGDPMSADGIERIDAIKTAAKNAIKGTPLEGSTIYLGGTAATFKDMADGTKYDLLIAGIAAICLIFLIMLLMTRAIVAAAVIVGTVVLSLGASFGVSVLLWQHVLGTELHWMVLPMAVIILLAVGADYNLLVVSRLKEEIRAGLNTGMIRAMGGSGSTVTAAGMVFAFTMMVMAVSDLTILGQVGTTIGLGLLFDTLVIRSFMTPSIAGLLGRWFWWPQRVRTRPKPQPWPKTQSHPREVAHPNVG
- a CDS encoding MmpS family transport accessory protein, producing the protein MQVLKRVWLPLIAVVVIAVAGFTVFRIRGVFASDPPLTTPVEFADDPEPFDPKVLTYEIFGPEGAAVDVNYVDLEGEPQRADGVRLPWSITLQTTEPSAAANIVAQGKTSFLGCRVIVDGEVKDERTSTGTNVQTFCIVKSA
- a CDS encoding DUF3349 domain-containing protein, translated to MTETATFMDNVLGWLHKGYPEGVPPKDYFALLALLKRTLTEDEVVRAAQAILRSSDGDSPVTDAEIRDAVHTIIEKEPNPEEINQVAARLASVGWPLATPLR
- a CDS encoding inorganic phosphate transporter, which gives rise to MSAELVVLVLLIATALAFDFTNGFHDTGNAMATSIATRALKPKTAVLLAGVLNLVGAFLSVEVAVTVTSSVLKIQDSKSGALVGSIDASTGLTIIFAGLIGGILWNLLTWLFGIPSSSSHALFGGLIGAGLAAIGLAGVNWAGVTQKVLIPAVAAPVIACLVAACGTWLVYRITRNVAQKRREKGFRWGQIATASLVALSHGTNDAQKTMGVIALALITTGHLSGDVKENGLPFWIIASCALAIGLGTYLGGWRVIRTLGKGLVEIESPQGLAAEASSAAIILSSSAAGMALSTTHVATGSILGSGVGKPGAEVRWAVAGRMAVAWLVTLPAAGIVGALAFWLSHGVETLTGSSLAGDGLIFLVLVGLSFYMWWRAQQQKVDHSNVNADWDESTNSVVPVEVREAAKADTRATAGV
- a CDS encoding DUF3349 domain-containing protein, which codes for MNAFLARIAAWLNAGYPEGVPGPDRVPLLALLTRRLTNDEIRAIAEDLEQRAHFDHIDIGVLITEMTNEMPREEDIERVRRHLALQGWPLDDPRDDEDAGPTGDPRSDGDPGGPQ
- the menE gene encoding o-succinylbenzoate--CoA ligase, with protein sequence MSVLDELLAGGGSAILPVPAADERQTELLTTALRAGEPIDDDVAVVISTSGTTGVPKGALLTRSALVASAEATYERLGGAGRWLLALPAHHIAGLQVLVRSTVAGTTPVTLPAAFSPDELPSAVAQLGPGRKYASMVAIQLDKALRDPAATAALAELDAILIGGGPMPPGMAERAAAGGVRVVRTYGMSETAGGCVYDGVPLTGVSVRIENSRILLGGATVAKGYRNPVDPDPFAEPGWFRTDDLGVMADSGVLRVLGRVDDAVSTGGLTVLPQLVEAALVTHPAIAEAAVFGVADERLGQRVVAAVVLTTGSHPPELAELRAHVAQTLDATAAPRELHVVDALPRHGIGKLDRRALIARFGG
- a CDS encoding pyridoxamine 5'-phosphate oxidase family protein gives rise to the protein MRQEVTSVEQLRAIVGHPNKYVANKVTTRLSPVQQDWLAASPLCFVATADAEGRVDVSPKGDPPGFTHVVDDTTIAIPERPGNKRVDGYLNVLQRPYVGTVFLIPGRGDTLRINGTARILSDADYFDEMVVNGKRPILALEISVEEVFFHCAKAFLRSDTWKPETWNPTAVPSVAQLAKAFKPDMSDKELNDYYAEDNLRKILY
- a CDS encoding histone-like nucleoid-structuring protein Lsr2, which codes for MSADPHAFTTYFHDTVGFATKTFTDIGGSCVGKIVTIDYIDDLDGVPIDEKDVDTVEFSYRGEDYTLVLTTKNGAQFNKDIARYIKAAKKAKADEGRPARRPVRTRKAAEAKATPKRKVSARRARKVSGPERNQAIREWARANGHNVSERGRISTEIIAAYEAAN
- a CDS encoding GNAT family N-acetyltransferase, translating into MRSGTIPDVVDQQLFCGIELAGRIERAEAQLITAATEASRGRGVEGLVLPIAGGFACFVEPGSPMNKVVGLGFSGVPDESVLGEVERALAARGSATQVELSNLADPEIATLLTGRGYRLAGFENVLGRPVVGDEPADLPAGVEVHRAQDLTAWVDVVVDGFAHPDAEGVPSHEEFPRDVVERAERDFEKAGATPYIALCEGAVAGGGSVRFTDGVAQLTGAATAPAYRRRGVQAALLRARLADAAAQGCDLAVVTTAPGSMSQHNVQRRGFGLLYTRAILVKAPSV